A genomic segment from Solenopsis invicta isolate M01_SB chromosome 5, UNIL_Sinv_3.0, whole genome shotgun sequence encodes:
- the LOC105195326 gene encoding uncharacterized protein LOC105195326 produces IQLVMKRSSKTNKNENDFNYAVQVTRVILRAIGAWPIPNFASNMERITTRLQNLICYFLFAFIIIPGLLRVFLKEHEFKRRIRLLAPLLNCGMGWLKYNLLVNHAREIKSCLKQARQDWSNTIDEDNRKMMLSTAKIGRRFAIFSAAFMYIGGLSYRTLVPLSKGRMLTPMNITVRALACPSYFIKFDGEVSPAYEIVFTLQFFAGLITYSVRVGAAGLAAFFIMHVCGQLRIIIGKLQYLNNMPNLNDRAVGILLADIVEHQIKVKSFLKQVEETMRYVWLVELMGSAVLLCLSGYYIIMEWENNNSTAMLTMSVMLTSFTFSIFTNCYVGQQLTNQSLKLGLMTTTINWYHLQYKRARSLILIMAVSNIPEKISAGRMIEMSLPTFSNVSMEVRLQNSNFEDDIRYTVQVHRLILGLIGVWPYLEKPRKWARFLRGLLRTMCCFLLSFNLIPWLLYMILIMDTFKGRLKMLGALFFYIMVPAMYCALMLREDRIKECIRHVQEDWRNVRNANDRRIMLDKARAGRFILISTTLFLLTSGFTYRLIKPIMSSKITIGNVTIRPLVQGNYYIFFDPQKSPAYEIVFSMHLVTGIVVYIVTTSVCGITALFTMHACGQLKLLAAWLENLPKEAQWSKECAVARRLATIVMHHVRIRKFLHQIQGVVGEMCFIEFIGSTLILCLLGYYVVTGWERNDALSSMTYAIMLVSFTFNIFILCYIGEVLNTQGSEVNTTCCTIDWYCLPSKEARYLILVIAMARYPTKLTAGKVINLKVINLSYSSFSAVVRTAMAYLNLLRTVTV; encoded by the exons ATACAGCTAGTCATGAAACGTTCGTCAAAAACGAACAAAAACGAAAATGATTTCAATTACGCCGTACAAGTGACTCGCGTTATTTTAAGAGCGATCGGCGCGTGGCCGATTCCCAATTTTGCTTCCAACATGGAAAGAATCACAACCCGCTTACAAAACCTCATTTGCTACTTTTTATTCGCATTCATCATCATACCAGGTCTCCTACGGGTGTTCCTAAAAGAACACGAGTTCAAACGAAGAATTAGATTGCTTGCCCCTCTTCTGAATTGTGGGATGGGTTGGTTGAAATATAACTTGCTCGTGAATCACGCGAGGGAGATTAAGTCTTGCCTAAAACAGGCGCGACAGGATTGGAGCAACACAATCGATGAGGACAATCGTAAAATGATGCTTTCTACAGCGAAGATAGGCCGGAGATTCGCGATCTTTTCTGCCGCCTTCATGTACATCGGCGGACTGTCTTATCGCACTCTCGTGCCGCTGTCAAAGGGTCGTATGCTCACGCCGATGAATATCACGGTGAGAGCGCTAGCATGCCCGAGCTACTTCATCAAGTTCGACGGTGAAGTTTCGCCGGCGTACGAGATCGTCTTCACCCTGCAATTCTTCGCAGGACTGATCACCTACTCGGTAAGAGTAGGCGCGGCCGGATTGGCCGCATTTTTCATCATGCACGTTTGTGGACAACTGCGGATTATAATAGGAAAATTGCAGTATCTCAACAACATGCCAAATCTGAATGATCGAGCTGTCGGAATATTGTTGGCTGATATCGTAGAACATCAGATAAAAGTGAAAAG TTTTCTAAAACAAGTAGAGGAAACCATGCGTTATGTATGGTTAGTGGAATTAATGGGCTCTGCTGTACTCTTGTGTCTTTCAGGATACTACATTATTATG GAATGGGAGAATAATAATTCAACAGCCATGTTAACAATGTCTGTGATGCTTACATCCTttactttttccatttttaccAATTGCTATGTCGGTCAACAATTAACAAATCAG AGCCTCAAGCTTGGATTAATGACGACCACGATAAATTGGTATCATCTCCAGTACAAAAGAGCCCGTTCTTTAATCCTGATAATGGCAGTTTCTAATATTCCGGAGAAAATCTCGGCAGGCAGAATGATAGAAATGTCTCTACCTACATTTAGTAACGTAAGTATGGAAGTtcgtct ACAAAATTCCAACTTCGAGGACGATATTAGATACACCGTGCAGGTGCATAGACTGATTCTGGGACTGATCGGTGTGTGGCCGTATTTGGAGAAACCTCGAAAATGGGCGAGATTTCTGAGGGGACTCCTCAGGACCATGTGCTGCTTCCTTCTCTCCTTCAACCTGATACCGTGGCTGTTGTACATGATCCTTATCATGGACACTTTCAAGGGTCGACTCAAGATGCTTGGCGCACTCTTCTTCTACATCATGGTACCTGCCATGTATTGCGCGCTGATGTTACGGGAAGATCGTATCAAGGAATGCATAAGACACGTGCAGGAGGATTGGCGAAATGTACGGAATGCAAACGATCGCAGAATCATGTTGGACAAGGCCAGAGCTGGACGTTTCATTCTCATCTCCACTACGCTGTTCCTATTAACCAGTGGCTTCACTTATCGTTTGATTAAGCCAATAATGAGCAGCAAGATCACAATCGGAAATGTGACCATTAGACCACTAGTGCAGGGCAACTACTATATTTTCTTCGATCCGCAGAAGAGCCCCGCTTACGAGATTGTATTTTCGATGCATTTGGTGACCGGTATCGTCGTTTATATCGTGACAACTAGTGTCTGCGGAATCACTGCGCTGTTCACCATGCACGCTTGCGGACAACTTAAGTTGTTGGCCGCTTGGCTGGAAAATTTGCCGAAAGAAGCTCAATGGTCGAAAGAATGCGCCGTTGCTCGAAGATTGGCGACGATTGTCATGCATCACGTGAGGATACGTAA atttttacatCAAATACAAGGTGTCGTAGGAGAAATgtgttttatagaatttattggAAGCACTTTGATACTGTGTCTCTTAGGATATTACGTGGTGACG GGATGGGAACGAAACGATGCACTATCCTCTATGACGTATGCCATAATGCTCGTATCCTTTaccttcaatatttttatattatgttatattggGGAAGTTTTAAATACTCAG GGGAGTGAAGTAAACACAACTTGTTGTACGATCGATTGGTATTGCTTACCTAGTAAAGAAGCTCGTTATCTTATCCTAGTAATCGCCATGGCCAGATATCCTACGAAGCTCACGGCGGGTAAAGTGATCAATCTTAAAGTGATCAATCTTTCATACAGCAGTTTCAGCGCC GTTGTCAGGACAGCGATGGCGTATTTGAACCTGCTGCGGACGGTCACTGTGTAA